One part of the Anopheles coustani chromosome 2, idAnoCousDA_361_x.2, whole genome shotgun sequence genome encodes these proteins:
- the LOC131264652 gene encoding uncharacterized protein LOC131264652, which yields MKLVWLLYGVFVICVPFLCAKPLQDGQLWKQNIWERHRIKRQFSLNLGATHEDGYGTDVNAEAIASLWKSTSGNTKLDGSATYTQHFGGMAGDGKPRISGLLSFSHNY from the exons ATGAAGTTGGTGTGGCTTCTGTACGGTGTTTTCGTGATTTGTGTGCCATTCCTGTGCGCGAAACCGTTGCAGGATGGTCAACTTTGGAAGCAAAACATATGG GAGCGTCATCGTATTAAGAGACAATTTTCACTGAACCTCGGTGCAACACATGAGGATGGCTACGGGACGGATGTGAACGCGGAAGCAATTGCCAGTTTGTGGAAGAGCACGAGCGGTAACACGAAGCTAGACGGCTCGGCAACCTATACGCAGCACTTTGGTGGCATGGCTGGAGATGGTAAACCGCGCATTAGTGGGTTATTATCCTTTTCTCATAACTATTGA
- the LOC131262449 gene encoding NADH dehydrogenase [ubiquinone] 1 alpha subcomplex subunit 5 — MAGIIKQATGLTGMHVAKNPHHTLTALYNKILRAVGKMPQDAAYRRYTEQIVSERAKIVSTTPNVREIEQKINCGQVEELIVQAENELTLARKMLGWKPWEPLVKQAPASQWAWPPANLPELK; from the exons ATGGCTGGCATTATCAAGCAG GCAACTGGCTTGACTGGAATGCATGTGGCTAAAAATCCCCACCACACGCTGACTGCCCTTTACAACAAGATTCTTCGAGCCGTCGGCAAGATGCCGCAGGATGCCGCATATCGACGATACACCGAGCAAATTGTGTCTGAGCGTGCTAAGATTGTTTCCACG ACGCCGAATGTGCGGGAAATTGAGCAAAAGATAAACTGCGGCCAGGTAGAGGAGCTGATCGTCCAGGCAGAGAACGAACTGACGCTGGCTCGTAAAATGCTCGGTTGGAAACCATGGGAGCCGTTGGTCAAGCAAGCGCCAGCTAGTCAGTGGGCCTGGCCACCAGCGAATCTGCCGGAGTTGAAGTGA
- the LOC131262752 gene encoding F-box only protein 33, whose protein sequence is MSSKPNWGQLPTLVLTNVFQHLNHRDRLNASRVCWHWRSVLFQPRFFKRIQFDVAREHNKKVSFYLQKLVHIVSEVKITFDSSNLYDVELTAEILFKLSKSSRLLSLTIYPKNATWVTPGISMRRQLRATAYSEEEWNYILKLFVQPVKALLTRTNPPLRVLDLGCSESLAVHASEFLTCTAKPQHLERLCFATVKQDPGHYPLGLIEPSLFEKCTMLRVLTLDYDVMCDDMLQTLQLLPLRQLIVHVHGIDEDHCGLSEEAWASFRSKNPSTELHLTLVCAYEAVDILHTHILRPSMPLTHLKVLFCERINCDALEYLSRHYKDTLRSMVWIDSMRIEEYRNIMELVLRTEQDPLVMMAWRCKKLQEIIIHGYVLDSHNLVGVSRLRGRELKCLEVSRIDLSIPSVMMAPFIEEISAQLGKRWSPLDAKTLPAVLGFYPVAEELRDRYILNYIRKDIMQ, encoded by the exons ATGAGTAGTAAGCCAAACTGGGGCCAGCTGCCAACCCTTGtgttaacaaatgtttttcaacatttgAACCATCGGGACCGATTGAATGCTTCGAGAGTTTGTTGGCATTGGCGTTCCGTGCTCTTTCAACCCAG aTTCTTCAAGCGTATCCAGTTTGATGTTGCTAGAGAGCACAACAAGAAGGTTAGCTTCTATTTGCAAAAGCTGGTCCATATCGTGAGTGAAGTGAAGATTACTTTCGATTCGAGCAACCTTTACGATGTCGAGCTGACTGCAGAAATTCTTTTCAA GCTAAGTAAAAGCTCACGCCTTCTTAGTTTAACGATCTACCCGAAGAATGCAACGTGGGTGACGCCGGGCATCTCCATGAGAAGGCAGCTGAGGGCAACTGCCTATTCTGAGGAAGAATGGAATTACATTCTTAA GCTATTCGTTCAACCCGTAAAAGCTTTGCTAACTAGAACGAATCCACCCCTTCGGGTGCTGGATTTGGGATGTTCGGAAAGTCTAGCAGTACACGCGTCGGAATTTCTGACG TGCACCGCCAAACCACAACATTTGGAACGACTATGCTTTGCCACAGTGAAGCAGGATCCAGGACACTATCCGCTCGGGTTGATCGAACCGAGTTTGTTCGAAAAGTGTACCATGTTGCGTGTGTTGACCCTCGACTATGATGTCATGTGCGACGACATGCTGCAAACGTTGCAGCTGCTTCCGTTGCGCCAGCTGATTGTGCACGTACACGGCATCGACGAGGATCACTGTGGGCTGTCCGAGGAAGCGTGGGCAAGTTTTCGATCTAAAAATCCATCCACAGAACTGCACCTGACGCTGGTGTGCGCTTACGAAGCGGTCGATATACTGCACACCCACATCTTACGTCCGTCGATGCCGCTGACGCATCTGAAGGTTTTGTTCTGTGAAAGA ATCAACTGCGATGCGCTAGAATATCTATCCCGCCACTACAAGGACACACTTCGAAGTATGGTCTGGATCGATTCAATG CGTATCGAAGAATATCGTAACATAATGGAACTGGTGCTGCGCACAGAACAGGACCCGCTGGTGATGATGGCTTGGCGCTGCAAAAAACTGCAAGAAATCATTATCCACGGTTACGTACTCGATTCGCACAACCTTGTGGGCGTGTCTCGCTTACGCGGCCGGGAGCTTAAATGTCTGGAAGTGTCGCGTATCGATCTGTCGATTCCGTCTGTAATGATGGCCCCCTTCATCGAG GAAATCAGTGCTCAGCTTGGTAAGAGGTGGTCCCCGTTGGATGCAAAAACGCTCCCGGCAGTGCTCGGATTTTATCCTGTAGCGGAAGAGCTGCGTGATAGATATATATTAAATTATATTCGCAAAGATATCATGCAATAG